A window of Ictidomys tridecemlineatus isolate mIctTri1 chromosome 15, mIctTri1.hap1, whole genome shotgun sequence contains these coding sequences:
- the Klk5 gene encoding kallikrein-5 — MATAGPPWMWTLGTLISALILSITEPILANNVSCDNPPTAESSGSNQFLAAEDGEDSRSGDSSSRIVNGSDCEKDTQPWQGALLLGPNKLYCGAVLVNPQWLLTAAHCRKPVYRVRLGHHSMSPVYESGQQMFQGIKSIPHPGYSHPGHSNDLMLIKLNRKIRSTNAVKPIKIASTCPSAGTRCMVSGWGTTSNKQHDFPKVLQCLNITVLSDERCKKAYPRQIDETMFCAGDEAGRDSCQGDSGGPVVCDGVLQGLVSWGDYPCAQPDRPGVYTRLCKFTKWIEDTIKCNS; from the exons AGCCTATTCTTGCAAATAATGTTTCCTGTGACAACCCCCCTACCGCCGAGTCCTCTGGGAGCAACCAGTTCCTCGCAGCCGAGGACGGGGAGGACTCCCGGTCGGGTGACAGCAGCAGCCGCATAGTGAATGGGTCAGACTGCGAGAAGGACACTCAGCCATGGCAGGGCGCCCTGTTGCTGGGGCCCAACAAGCTCTACTGCGGGGCCGTGCTGGTGAACCCGCAGTGGCTGCTCACCGCTGCCCACTGCAGGAAGCC AGTCTACAGAGTTCGTCTCGGCCACCATTCCATGTCCCCGGTCTATGAATCTGGGCAGCAGATGTTCCAGGGAATCAAGTCCATCCCCCACCCTGGCTACTCCCACCCTGGCCACTCCAACGATCTTATGCTCATCAAACTAAACCGAAAGATCCGGAGCACGAATGCAGTCAAGCCCATCAAAATAGCCTCCACCTGCCCGTCCGCTGGCACCAGGTGCATGGTGTCCGGCTGGGGAACCACCAGCAACAAACAAC ATGACTTCCCCAAGGTCCTCCAGTGCCTGAACATCACCGTGCTCAGTGACGAGAGGTGCAAGAAGGCCTACCCGAGACAGATAGACGAAACCATGTTCTGTGCCGGCGACGAGGCGGGCAGAGACTCCTGCCAG GGTGATTCTGGGGGACCTGTGGTCTGCGACGGCGTCCTGCAGGGACTCGTGTCCTGGGGAGATTACCCCTGTGCCCAGCCCGACAGGCCTGGCGTCTACACCAGACTCTGCAAGTTCACCAAATGGATTGAGGACACCATCAAGTGCAACTCCTGA